One Pseudomonas sp. MM213 genomic window, GGCGGTTTTTTATTGCCTTGAATAAACCACTCACCCTGTCCAGCCCGCAACAAAACCCGCAACACTTACAGAGCACTTCAAACTTAATAGTTGCATTAAGATCAGCGCCAATCAAAAACCTGATTATCAAGGATGATAATGAATACCCACTATTCAAACCCAACTGTATCAGCCAGCTTATTCCGACAAGCAATAGCAAAAGAAACAACAATCACTCTGAACTTCAACTATCTCAGCGGCATGATCGAAGCGTGGTGGATGAAAAATCACGACCTGAGTATTCATGAGCTGAAAATCCAGCTGATCAATATTTTTGCAACTTACCTCCACCCGGAAGATGCCTACTATTTCGATAAATTAGGGCAAGCACACGACGGCGTGGCCGCCGTGTGCATCAAGAATATCTTCCACCTCGACTCACCCAGGCTGGCCCTGACGGTGCATGAAGCGCTCGCCGACTTGTTCCATCTGGTTGACATCAAATACGACTATGAAGAACACAAAGCCTTATATCTTAAACCGGCGGCAGAAAAATATCGGGAATGGGGAAATGGCTATGGAGATATCACACCGCACTCCGACGACTTGTATGAAAACCTCAGCGTGGACTTCCTGGCATTAACAGTTTGTCGAGACACTACTCATACGCCGACGGCTTATTATTTTCCCGCAGACTTGCTCTGCGACCTTGATAACGAAGAAATTGAAACACTGCTTGGCATGCAAGCCAGGTTTATTTCAGGCAAAAACGTCAACGGTTCGAAAGAGCGAATTCGCAATGTCGTCGAATACGACGACCACTACGGCTACCGGTTTTCTTTGGACTTCCGGATCGACCCGCACAACGGTGAGCGGATGCGAGCGGTCAACGGCGGCCAACATGTCCTCGACAAGATCAGAGCCCAGCTGCCCACCGCCAGGCACAGTGTCTCGACAGCCGAGACCGGAACCTTCCTGATCGTGGCCAACCATAAGATCCTGCACGCGCGCCCCATGCTGAACATGAGTGAAGATGCCGTGCGCACCCAGGCCGCCACTTCAACACTGGCCACCACACCTCGCCTGCTGTTTCGCAGCAAAGGCCCCAGGAAACAGTATTACGCGCTGAATGCATCCGACTGTCCGCGGGAAACTTGCTGATGGTTGCTGGAAAACCGCCTTGTCATTCGTCAGCCAAGGTCTTCCAGGAAGGCGCACGGGATGCGATCAGCTTCGGTGTCGCCTTCCTGTTTCTGTATTTGTCGATCGGGATGGTAGGCGCCGCACAGTCGTTAACCCTGGGGCAGACCCTGGCAACAACCTTGTTGATATTTTCTACGCCGCTACAGTTTTTGCTTCTGCAAAACTACAACGATGGCTGGCTGTTGATTCCGGTCATTCTGGCGCTCAACGTGCGATTTCTGCTGCTCTCGGCCGCGCTGGCGCCGTACCTGAAGCACGTCTCGACAAGCAACATACTGCCCTCGCTGATCCTGATAACGCCGTCGATATTCACGGCCTGCATGACCCGCTTCAAACAACGAACCGATCACCCCTTCACTTACATGCTCGGCGTGGGCTTGCCGATATTTGCCGTGTCGATTGCGTGCACCTGCATCGGCTTCATCGCCGGTGCCGGGTTGGCGTCGCCGGTGACTACGGCCGTGATGATGATGCTGTTGCCGCTTCAGTTCACGGCACTGGCCGGCAAACACTGGCCGCATTACGCCGAAGTGTCCAGCTACTGGCTGGGCTTCATCGGCGCGCCAGTGCTGGTGTTGTTCTTCAAGGATTACAGCTTGCTCATCACACCGTTTTTGATCGGTGGCGTGACCGTGCTGATTGAAAACGCCTGGACCGAACAAGGAGCGCGCAGCCAATGACACTTTGGTTTTTGATCGGCTTTGCCGCCGTCAGCGCACTGGCGTTTCGCGCCCTGCCCTTTGCCTTTAAAAACACGACGGCGCTGACGCGCACCCACGGTTCGTTTTATCGGTTTATCAACTACAGCGCACAAGCCATGCTGGGGGTCATCATTTATGACACGGCCTTCAACAAACAGGATGCGCCGAGCCTGATGCAACAGTTTGAAAGCCTGGATGCGCTGAAGCTGATCCTGCTGCTGGGGACCTTCATTGCGGTCGCCAAAACCAGAAAAATACTTCCCGCTTTCCTGGCCAGCCTGATGATTTATCTGACGGCGGTCGTCTATCTCTATGGCGGGCAGTAAGCCCCGCCCCCTCTCACCACCGTAACCCATGCCATCGCGAGCAGATCACGACACGGTCTGCCCGCGAGCCTCGGCCTTCACGCTGATTAAATATTTCCTACGCAGCTCTGCGCTTGATCCTACCCCCACGCAGGCCTAATCTAGCGCCACGCAAACGTTTCACCCCCCTTCGCAACACCGCTGCATCGCCACTCCAGACCAAGGAGGTTCCCGAATGTTCGATTTCCACCCCCAGCTCAAGCAGCGCTTTGCTGCCTTGCGCACGGGCGCTGAATTCTTTTCTCTGCGATACGTGCGCGAGTCCGGCCAGTACCTGTCGGTACGCAAGAACGTTGCCGAACCTCCGAGCCTGAGCCGTGACGAAGGCGCGATGCTGACCGTTCGTGTCAACGGCGTTGAAGCCTACGCCGCGACCAACGACCTGTCGCCGCAAGGCCTGCAATCGGCGCTGGACCGAGCCGAGCAACAAGCTCGCCTGCTCAAGCCTCACGCGCTGCTGGACCTGCGTGAGCAAGCCGTTTCCAGCGACCGCGCCGACTATTTTTCGCCGAACCTCGACCAGCCCTTCCCGTCCCTGAGCGATTGCTACCAACTGCTCGGCGCCGAATCCGCGGCGGTGCCCAAGGACGAGCGACTGATGAACTGGCAGGTCAGCATCGGCATCACCCATGTCGAGCAGATCTACCTCAACAGCGCCGGTGCCGAGCTGCGCCAGGCCCAGCGATTCGTCTATCCGGGCCTCGATGTCACGGCCTACGATGGCAACGACAGCCAGACCCGCAGCCTCGGTCGCGAGAACTTCGGTCAACAGGGCAGCGCTGATGTCATCAGCCGTTGCGGCCTGATCGGCGCCGGTCCAAAAGTTGCCGATCAAGCATTGCAATTGCTGCTCGCGCCGAACACGCCGCAAGGCCCACGCGACCTGCTGCTGATGCCTGATCAGATGATGCTGCAGATCCACGAATCCATCGGTCATCCGCTGGAACTCGATCGCATCCTCGGTGACGAGCGCAATTACGCCGGCACCAGTTTCGTCAAGGCCGAAGACTTCGGCCATTTGCAGTACGGTTCGAAACTGCTGAACGTCACCTTCGACCCGGACATTCCCGAGCAGCTCGCCAGCTACGGTCATGACGACGACGGCACTGCCGCGAGCAAGCAATTCCTGATCAAGCAGGGCTTGCTCCTGCGTCCATTGGGCGGTGCACTTTCGCAGTTCCGCGCTGGCATGGACGGCGTTGCCAACAGCCGCGCCTGCGGCTGGAACCGTCCACCGATCGACCGCATGGCCAACCTCAATATCGAGCCCGGCGATCAGCCGCTGGAACAACTGATCGGCAACATCGAGCACGGTATTTTGATGAGCACCAACCGTTCCTGGTCCATCGACGATGCGCGCAACAAGTTCCAGTTTGGCTGCGAATGGGGCCAGTTGATCGAAAACGGCGAACTCAAAGGCGTGGTGAAAAACCCGAACTACCGGGCAATTTCCGCGCAGTTCTGGAAAAGCCTCAGCGCCGTTGGCGACGCCAGCACCTTCAAGGTTCTGGGCACGCCGAACTGCGGCAAGGGCGAACCGAATCAGGTGATCCGTGTCGGCCATGCATCACCGGCCTGCGTGTTCAGCAACGTGGATGTATTTGGGGGAGACGCCTGATGAGCACTTCAAAAGTCAGGCTGATTCGTTCAAGGCCTTGGTCAACGGGTTGCGCGAGGCGATTCGCGAACCGGAGCAATTCACCCTCAGCTACGCCGCCGAGTCGTCGGCCTTCGTGCGTTTCAATCATGCCAAGGTGCGGCAGGCCGGGCAGGTGCAACAGGCGAGCGTCGGTCTCAAACTGATCAACGACGGTCGCCACGCTGACCTCGACATCACGCTGTCGGGCGATGCGCACGTTGACGCCCAGCGTCTGGCCGAAGGCCTGCAACAGTTGCGCGACACCCTGCCGCTGCTGCCGCAGGATCCGTACTTGCTGCTCAACTACACCGGCTGGCAAAGCAAGAATGTGCAGGAGCATCCGCTGCCGGACACCGAGCAGGTGGTCGCCGAAATCACCCGGGCCGCCGAGGGGCTGGATCTGGTGGGT contains:
- a CDS encoding AzlD domain-containing protein; its protein translation is MIGFAAVSALAFRALPFAFKNTTALTRTHGSFYRFINYSAQAMLGVIIYDTAFNKQDAPSLMQQFESLDALKLILLLGTFIAVAKTRKILPAFLASLMIYLTAVVYLYGGQ
- a CDS encoding TldD/PmbA family protein — its product is MFDFHPQLKQRFAALRTGAEFFSLRYVRESGQYLSVRKNVAEPPSLSRDEGAMLTVRVNGVEAYAATNDLSPQGLQSALDRAEQQARLLKPHALLDLREQAVSSDRADYFSPNLDQPFPSLSDCYQLLGAESAAVPKDERLMNWQVSIGITHVEQIYLNSAGAELRQAQRFVYPGLDVTAYDGNDSQTRSLGRENFGQQGSADVISRCGLIGAGPKVADQALQLLLAPNTPQGPRDLLLMPDQMMLQIHESIGHPLELDRILGDERNYAGTSFVKAEDFGHLQYGSKLLNVTFDPDIPEQLASYGHDDDGTAASKQFLIKQGLLLRPLGGALSQFRAGMDGVANSRACGWNRPPIDRMANLNIEPGDQPLEQLIGNIEHGILMSTNRSWSIDDARNKFQFGCEWGQLIENGELKGVVKNPNYRAISAQFWKSLSAVGDASTFKVLGTPNCGKGEPNQVIRVGHASPACVFSNVDVFGGDA
- a CDS encoding AzlC family ABC transporter permease, producing the protein MVAGKPPCHSSAKVFQEGARDAISFGVAFLFLYLSIGMVGAAQSLTLGQTLATTLLIFSTPLQFLLLQNYNDGWLLIPVILALNVRFLLLSAALAPYLKHVSTSNILPSLILITPSIFTACMTRFKQRTDHPFTYMLGVGLPIFAVSIACTCIGFIAGAGLASPVTTAVMMMLLPLQFTALAGKHWPHYAEVSSYWLGFIGAPVLVLFFKDYSLLITPFLIGGVTVLIENAWTEQGARSQ